One genomic window of Mogibacterium diversum includes the following:
- the ruvA gene encoding Holliday junction branch migration protein RuvA produces MIRNIKGEYLYYDKGSMIIETSGGIGFRIYVADTSPLLLHREGDIVNIFTYMQVKEDGMSLYGFSKLDSLNLFEQLITVKGVGPKAGLAIMSTGSADEIKYSIANKDATAIAKAQGVGKKTAERVILELCDKVDSVPMPDMGGTTPVPIPGLDKARQEAVMALTTLGYSKTEAEDAIGHVTDEGLDTETYIKKALKYLL; encoded by the coding sequence ATGATAAGAAATATCAAAGGTGAATACCTTTATTATGACAAGGGATCAATGATTATCGAGACGAGCGGAGGAATCGGCTTTCGCATATACGTTGCGGATACTTCGCCGCTACTTCTCCATCGAGAGGGTGATATTGTAAATATATTTACGTACATGCAGGTCAAGGAAGATGGCATGTCGCTTTATGGTTTCTCAAAGCTTGATTCTTTGAATCTGTTCGAACAGCTAATCACCGTAAAAGGTGTTGGCCCCAAGGCGGGTCTCGCGATTATGTCGACGGGGTCAGCTGATGAGATTAAATACAGTATCGCCAATAAAGATGCTACTGCAATTGCTAAGGCACAGGGTGTAGGCAAGAAGACTGCGGAGCGTGTAATTCTTGAGCTATGCGATAAGGTTGACTCGGTTCCTATGCCAGATATGGGAGGAACGACTCCAGTTCCTATTCCTGGGCTTGATAAAGCGAGGCAAGAAGCTGTTATGGCACTCACTACACTTGGTTATTCGAAAACTGAGGCTGAAGATGCAATCGGTCACGTAACCGATGAAGGACTTGATACGGAGACTTACATCAAGAAAGCTCTTAAGTATCTGCTATAG
- the ruvB gene encoding Holliday junction branch migration DNA helicase RuvB has product MLDNITSTKVIPNEINGEFTLRPQYLSEYCGQSVAKENLSIYIEAAKKRGESLDHVLFYGPPGLGKTTLANIIANELGVDIKITSGPAISRAGDLAAILTNLNENDVLFIDEIHRLNRSVEEVLYSAMEDFALDIIIGKGPAARSLRIDIAKFTLVGATTRAGSLSAPLRDRFGIITKFEFYTHEEIRNILLRSAKVLGIEIDDESLDELASRSRGTPRIGNRLLKRARDFSEVISDGQLNIEVTRKALEALGVDELGLDKLDRQILETIIKSFGGGPVGIETIASAIGEERVTLEDVNEPFLIQSDLMYRTQKGRMVTKLAYEYLGLMSYYKED; this is encoded by the coding sequence ATGCTAGATAACATCACATCAACTAAGGTTATACCGAATGAGATAAACGGGGAGTTCACGCTCAGACCCCAGTATCTAAGTGAGTACTGCGGTCAGTCAGTTGCGAAGGAGAACTTGTCTATATATATTGAAGCTGCTAAGAAGCGCGGTGAGTCACTAGACCACGTGCTTTTCTACGGACCTCCAGGTCTTGGTAAGACTACACTTGCAAATATTATTGCAAATGAACTTGGAGTAGACATCAAGATTACGTCAGGACCCGCAATCAGCAGGGCTGGCGACTTAGCCGCTATTCTTACGAATTTAAATGAGAATGACGTCCTCTTCATAGATGAGATTCACAGGCTAAATCGTTCAGTTGAAGAGGTCCTGTATTCCGCTATGGAAGACTTTGCACTAGATATCATTATCGGAAAAGGACCTGCGGCTAGATCTCTTCGAATTGATATCGCAAAATTCACGTTAGTCGGAGCTACAACGAGGGCTGGAAGCCTTTCAGCACCATTAAGAGATAGATTTGGAATAATCACAAAATTCGAATTCTATACTCACGAGGAAATCAGGAATATTCTACTTCGCTCTGCAAAGGTTCTCGGCATAGAGATAGACGATGAGTCCCTCGATGAATTAGCTAGCAGATCGAGAGGGACACCAAGAATCGGAAATAGACTGCTCAAGAGGGCGAGGGATTTTAGTGAAGTTATAAGTGATGGACAGCTTAATATCGAAGTGACACGTAAAGCACTAGAAGCACTCGGCGTGGATGAACTCGGACTGGATAAGCTAGACAGGCAGATCCTCGAGACGATAATCAAGAGCTTTGGCGGTGGACCGGTTGGAATTGAAACTATTGCTAGTGCGATCGGCGAAGAGAGGGTGACACTCGAGGATGTCAATGAACCGTTCCTCATTCAGTCAGACCTCATGTACCGTACGCAGAAAGGACGTATGGTTACTAAGCTTGCATATGAATACCTAGGACTGATGTCCTATTACAAAGAAGATTAA
- the queA gene encoding tRNA preQ1(34) S-adenosylmethionine ribosyltransferase-isomerase QueA, producing MRLEDFDYELPRELIAQTPSLKRDECRLMVLDRAKNTIEHRHFYDILEYLHEGDCLVVNDSRVIPARLYGIKEKTGAHIELLLIKRLEGDKWESLVKPGKRLKEGDTVVLDENKLFKANILGFKDKENGTRIIEFEYEGIFMERLEEIGSMPLPPYIERDAENDDKERYQTVYSKVDGSVAAPTAGLHFTDELLEKVREKGVEIAYVTLHVGIGTFRPVKVDNIEDHKMHFEEYTIAPETAETINRAIREGRRVISVGTTSTRTLESAAKQVDGVWQIESGHSSTGIFIYPGYKYKVVDGLITNFHLPKSTLIMLVSALYDREHIIAAYEEAVRERYKFFSYGDAMFIK from the coding sequence ATGAGACTAGAAGATTTTGATTACGAGCTTCCGAGAGAGCTAATCGCCCAGACACCGTCGCTAAAAAGGGATGAGTGTAGGCTGATGGTGCTCGATAGAGCTAAGAATACGATAGAGCATAGACATTTCTACGATATTCTAGAGTACCTGCATGAAGGCGACTGTCTTGTCGTAAATGATTCGAGGGTAATTCCTGCAAGACTGTACGGAATCAAAGAGAAGACGGGTGCACATATAGAGCTACTTCTTATCAAACGCCTAGAGGGTGATAAGTGGGAGAGCCTTGTTAAGCCTGGAAAGAGACTTAAGGAAGGCGATACTGTGGTTCTAGATGAGAACAAGCTTTTTAAGGCGAACATCTTAGGTTTTAAAGACAAAGAAAACGGAACACGTATAATAGAGTTCGAATACGAAGGTATATTTATGGAACGCCTCGAAGAAATTGGAAGTATGCCACTTCCACCGTATATCGAGCGAGACGCGGAAAATGACGATAAGGAGAGATATCAGACCGTATACAGCAAGGTGGATGGGTCTGTGGCTGCTCCGACGGCAGGTCTTCATTTTACAGATGAACTACTTGAGAAGGTGAGGGAAAAAGGCGTCGAAATCGCGTACGTAACACTTCATGTCGGCATCGGAACCTTTAGACCGGTCAAGGTGGATAATATCGAGGACCACAAGATGCATTTTGAGGAATACACCATAGCCCCTGAGACGGCTGAAACCATAAACCGAGCAATTAGAGAGGGCAGGAGGGTTATATCCGTTGGCACGACCTCTACGAGAACTCTTGAGAGTGCTGCAAAGCAGGTTGACGGTGTGTGGCAGATTGAGAGCGGACATAGCAGCACAGGGATATTCATTTATCCGGGGTATAAATATAAGGTCGTGGATGGACTTATTACAAATTTCCACCTTCCAAAGTCGACTCTGATCATGCTTGTCTCGGCGCTATACGATAGGGAGCACATTATTGCGGCTTATGAAGAGGCTGTGCGTGAGAGATATAAGTTCTTTAGCTACGGCGATGCGATGTTTATAAAGTAG
- the tgt gene encoding tRNA guanosine(34) transglycosylase Tgt, with the protein MKESLSFELIKKDARTGARRGRITTPHGTIETPVFMPVGTQATVKAMKPEDVEKTGAEIILGNTYHLYLRPGEDIVREAGGLHKFMNWHRPILTDSGGFQVFSLGKFRKITEEGAKFKSYIDGSSHMMTPESSVEVQTALGSDIMMAFDECVAYPAEKKYVARSLERTTRWLRRCDDHHRRLEAKSAMETGADTMKQALFGIMQGGMFKDLRELSAKQITEIDLPGYAIGGLSVGEPKEIMLDVLDDCVDLLPEDKPRYLMGVGTPDYLFESVERGVDMFDCVLPTRLARHGMAMTSRGKINIKNAAFARDFSTLDPDCDCYCCRNYSRAYLRHLFKNDEILCSMLLSEHNIHFLVNMMKNIRKAIEEDRFLEYKREFYNKYGEF; encoded by the coding sequence ATGAAAGAATCACTTAGTTTTGAGCTAATAAAAAAGGACGCTCGCACTGGAGCAAGGCGCGGCAGGATTACGACACCTCACGGTACTATTGAGACGCCCGTATTCATGCCGGTTGGCACTCAGGCTACGGTAAAGGCGATGAAGCCTGAAGATGTTGAAAAGACAGGTGCGGAGATTATACTTGGAAATACTTATCATCTATACCTTAGACCTGGTGAGGACATCGTCCGTGAAGCTGGTGGGTTACATAAGTTCATGAACTGGCATCGTCCTATCCTTACAGATAGTGGTGGTTTTCAGGTATTTTCGCTTGGAAAATTCCGCAAGATAACCGAGGAAGGGGCTAAGTTTAAATCATACATAGATGGCTCATCTCATATGATGACCCCAGAGAGCTCGGTCGAAGTGCAGACGGCGCTGGGTTCAGATATCATGATGGCGTTCGATGAATGTGTTGCATATCCTGCTGAAAAGAAGTATGTCGCTAGATCTCTAGAGCGCACTACAAGATGGCTTAGACGCTGCGACGATCACCACAGGAGGCTAGAGGCTAAATCCGCTATGGAAACAGGCGCTGATACTATGAAGCAGGCGCTTTTTGGAATCATGCAGGGCGGAATGTTCAAGGATCTTCGAGAACTAAGCGCAAAGCAAATTACGGAGATAGACCTGCCTGGTTATGCAATCGGCGGATTGTCCGTCGGTGAGCCAAAGGAAATCATGCTCGATGTACTTGATGACTGCGTCGACCTACTACCTGAAGATAAGCCAAGATACCTTATGGGGGTTGGAACCCCAGATTACCTGTTCGAAAGTGTTGAGCGAGGAGTCGACATGTTCGACTGTGTACTGCCAACAAGGCTAGCAAGGCATGGCATGGCGATGACGAGCAGAGGTAAAATCAATATCAAGAATGCTGCATTTGCAAGGGATTTCAGCACTTTAGATCCAGATTGTGATTGCTATTGCTGCAGAAATTATTCGCGTGCATATTTAAGGCATCTATTTAAGAATGATGAGATACTGTGCTCGATGTTGCTATCAGAACACAATATTCATTTCTTGGTAAATATGATGAAAAACATCAGAAAAGCAATTGAGGAGGATAGGTTCCTAGAGTATAAGAGGGAATTCTATAACAAATATGGAGAATTTTAA
- the rlmD gene encoding 23S rRNA (uracil(1939)-C(5))-methyltransferase RlmD: MENFKICPISEHCGGCLYQGVSYEEQRAEKENIIREQLTRRKVDDSVFCGLVPALSEYRYRNKMEYTFGDLEIGGELTLGMHKKRHFMSIVTCDECQLVPMDFNRVLRATLDFCVEKGYSFYHKKSHQGLLRNLVVRHGVKTNELLVNIVTSSEDGFDEQAYLDMLLGLKLDNELIGVMRTFNDSLADAVINEGVKILFGRDYYNEEILGLKFKVNAFSFFQTNIEAVERLYSEALALIPELDSKVVYDLYCGTGTISQLMASKAKKVYGIEIVQDSVDAAIDNAKMNNIDNCHFICGDVKAKLDEVTEKPDMIVVDPPRMGMHDKVVEMLSSYGIEQILYISCNPNTMAMNLEKFSELGYEPVVMKAYDNFPKTKHVESVTLLSRTTL; this comes from the coding sequence ATGGAGAATTTTAAGATCTGTCCGATCTCCGAGCACTGCGGAGGATGTCTGTATCAGGGTGTCTCATATGAAGAGCAGCGCGCGGAGAAGGAAAATATAATCAGAGAGCAGCTGACGAGGCGCAAGGTCGACGATTCTGTATTCTGTGGTCTAGTTCCGGCTCTCTCAGAATACAGATATAGAAATAAGATGGAGTATACGTTCGGCGACCTTGAAATCGGTGGTGAACTTACCCTAGGTATGCACAAGAAGAGACACTTCATGTCGATTGTTACATGCGACGAATGTCAACTGGTTCCTATGGACTTCAACAGGGTGCTTCGTGCAACACTTGATTTCTGTGTAGAAAAAGGATATTCGTTCTATCATAAGAAATCGCATCAAGGTCTTCTTCGTAATCTCGTAGTTCGTCACGGAGTAAAGACTAATGAGCTGCTAGTTAACATAGTTACAAGCAGTGAAGATGGATTTGATGAACAAGCTTACCTTGATATGCTGCTAGGACTTAAGCTAGATAATGAGCTTATCGGTGTTATGCGCACGTTCAATGATAGCCTAGCAGATGCCGTAATCAACGAAGGAGTAAAAATTCTATTTGGCCGTGATTACTACAACGAGGAAATTCTCGGGCTAAAGTTTAAGGTAAATGCCTTTTCATTCTTCCAAACTAATATCGAAGCGGTTGAAAGATTGTATAGCGAAGCGCTTGCGCTAATTCCGGAACTTGACTCAAAAGTCGTATACGACCTGTACTGCGGAACTGGGACCATTTCTCAGCTTATGGCATCTAAAGCCAAGAAGGTGTACGGAATTGAGATAGTGCAGGATTCAGTTGATGCAGCAATTGATAATGCCAAGATGAATAATATAGATAACTGTCATTTTATCTGCGGCGACGTTAAAGCGAAGCTTGATGAGGTGACTGAGAAACCCGATATGATAGTTGTGGATCCACCACGAATGGGAATGCACGACAAGGTAGTGGAGATGCTGTCTAGCTACGGCATAGAACAGATTCTCTATATCTCATGTAATCCTAATACCATGGCGATGAATTTGGAGAAGTTCTCTGAGCTGGGGTACGAGCCTGTGGTGATGAAGGCGTATGATAATTTTCCGAAGACGAAGCATGTGGAGTCGGTAACACTACTTTCACGAACTACTCTATAG
- a CDS encoding ArsR/SmtB family transcription factor, whose translation MSYKEDVRMIKALADENRLRILECLHHGEKCACVILEELSITQSTLSHHMKLLCDCRLVDSRKDGRWMHYSISEEGKKRFKDMFSYYLETTDSDGGCSCDKCE comes from the coding sequence ATGAGTTATAAAGAAGATGTTCGTATGATTAAGGCTTTGGCAGATGAAAATAGACTTCGTATTTTGGAATGTTTGCATCACGGAGAAAAATGTGCCTGCGTTATACTTGAAGAGTTATCCATTACCCAATCGACTCTTTCTCATCATATGAAATTGCTTTGCGACTGTAGGCTTGTCGATTCTAGAAAAGATGGGCGATGGATGCACTACTCAATTTCAGAGGAAGGGAAAAAACGTTTTAAGGATATGTTTTCTTACTATCTTGAAACCACGGATTCAGATGGTGGATGCAGCTGCGATAAGTGCGAATAA
- a CDS encoding permease, whose protein sequence is MQFLSEFWMFIQDQVLGMKWLSTLIGQFLNFFGLDTSGKIGGSVQFFIYDVIKIIFLLCVLIFIISYIQSFFPPERTKKILGRFHGIGANIIAALLGTVTPFCSCSSIPLFIGFTSAGLPLGVTFSFLISSPMVDLGSLVLLMSIFGTKVAVVYVLLGLVIAVVGGTLIEKLHLENQVEEFIRNAKQIDIPQEELMVKERIKYAWEQVVETFKKVFPYILVGVGIGAFIHNWIPEDVIVRFLGTGNPFGVIIATIAGVPMYADIFGCIPIAEALLAKGARLGVVLAFMMGVTTLSLPSIIMLKKAIKPKLLGLFIGICTVGIIIVGYAFNAFQYLLV, encoded by the coding sequence ATGCAATTCTTAAGTGAGTTTTGGATGTTTATTCAAGACCAAGTTCTAGGAATGAAGTGGCTTAGTACATTGATAGGACAGTTCTTAAACTTTTTTGGTCTTGATACATCTGGGAAGATTGGAGGCAGTGTTCAATTTTTTATCTATGATGTGATAAAAATTATTTTCTTGCTCTGTGTACTGATTTTTATCATCAGTTACATCCAGAGTTTCTTTCCACCAGAAAGAACTAAGAAGATACTTGGAAGATTTCATGGAATCGGTGCAAACATCATAGCTGCATTATTAGGAACCGTTACACCGTTTTGCTCTTGTTCATCCATCCCACTATTTATTGGATTTACAAGTGCCGGATTACCATTAGGAGTTACATTCAGTTTCCTTATTTCGTCTCCAATGGTAGACCTTGGTTCGCTGGTACTCTTGATGAGTATCTTTGGAACTAAAGTGGCAGTGGTTTATGTGTTGCTCGGTCTTGTGATTGCAGTTGTAGGAGGAACACTTATCGAAAAACTTCACCTTGAAAATCAGGTAGAAGAATTTATAAGAAATGCAAAGCAAATCGATATTCCACAGGAAGAACTAATGGTTAAAGAAAGAATAAAATATGCGTGGGAGCAGGTTGTTGAAACATTTAAAAAAGTCTTCCCATATATTCTTGTTGGTGTTGGAATAGGAGCTTTTATTCACAACTGGATACCGGAAGATGTTATAGTGAGATTTCTTGGTACTGGTAATCCATTTGGTGTCATTATTGCCACAATTGCAGGAGTTCCGATGTATGCAGATATCTTCGGATGCATTCCTATTGCAGAAGCACTGCTTGCTAAAGGGGCAAGGTTGGGCGTTGTGTTGGCTTTTATGATGGGAGTAACCACACTATCTCTTCCATCAATTATTATGCTGAAAAAGGCAATCAAACCAAAACTTTTAGGTCTGTTCATTGGAATCTGTACCGTAGGAATTATTATTGTTGGTTATGCATTTAATGCATTTCAATATTTACTTGTTTAA
- a CDS encoding thioredoxin family protein: MSLFGLGKKKEEAKVELACACNGEVATYEASSCCCGGQQVENCCGGDNKVTSIKVLGAGCKSCHDQYENVKKAIEELGLEIEVEYITDMEKVMAYGVMSMPAIVVNETVASMGKVLKSAEVIKLLGSWDFNGKEKE, translated from the coding sequence ATGTCATTATTTGGATTAGGAAAGAAAAAAGAAGAAGCTAAGGTAGAGTTAGCTTGTGCCTGTAATGGAGAAGTAGCTACTTATGAAGCATCATCATGTTGCTGTGGCGGTCAACAAGTAGAAAACTGTTGTGGTGGAGACAATAAGGTTACAAGCATTAAGGTTCTTGGTGCTGGGTGTAAAAGCTGTCATGATCAGTATGAAAATGTTAAAAAGGCCATTGAAGAACTAGGGTTAGAAATTGAAGTAGAATATATCACAGATATGGAAAAAGTTATGGCTTACGGTGTTATGAGTATGCCTGCCATTGTTGTGAATGAAACAGTTGCTTCAATGGGGAAAGTATTAAAGAGTGCTGAAGTAATTAAGCTGCTTGGAAGTTGGGATTTTAATGGTAAAGAAAAAGAGTGA
- a CDS encoding arsenic resistance protein: MVVGVIIGKLLPTIPNALGNLEISGISIPIAILIWIMIYPMMLKVDFQSIKQVGKNPKGLFITWITN, translated from the coding sequence ATGGTAGTTGGAGTAATCATTGGTAAGTTATTACCGACCATACCAAACGCACTAGGTAATCTTGAAATATCTGGGATATCGATTCCGATTGCAATACTTATCTGGATTATGATTTATCCAATGATGCTTAAGGTGGATTTTCAGAGTATTAAACAAGTGGGAAAGAATCCTAAAGGACTTTTCATTACATGGATTACAAATTGA
- a CDS encoding TetR/AcrR family transcriptional regulator, with protein sequence MAQVLKEEVRNRILEAAEKVFYKKDYRGSKLTEIAKEADIPVALIYTYFKNKEVLFDAVVSSVYINFESAFNEEESLEKGSASERFDEVGENYIHELLKERKKLIILMDKSSGTKHTEAKQKLISQMQVHIEVSLKRQSKQEYDPMLAHILASNFTEGLLEIARHYQSEKWAKDMLKLIARCYYKGVESL encoded by the coding sequence ATGGCACAAGTATTAAAAGAAGAAGTTAGGAATAGAATACTCGAAGCAGCAGAAAAAGTATTTTATAAAAAGGATTATAGAGGTTCCAAATTAACAGAAATTGCAAAAGAAGCAGATATTCCTGTAGCACTAATTTATACCTATTTCAAAAATAAGGAAGTTTTGTTTGACGCAGTAGTAAGTTCTGTTTATATAAACTTCGAGTCAGCTTTTAATGAGGAAGAATCTTTGGAAAAAGGTTCTGCTTCTGAAAGATTTGATGAGGTTGGAGAAAATTATATTCATGAACTTTTAAAAGAGCGTAAGAAGTTAATTATTTTAATGGATAAAAGCTCAGGTACAAAGCATACAGAAGCAAAACAAAAACTCATATCGCAAATGCAGGTTCATATTGAAGTAAGTTTAAAAAGACAATCTAAACAGGAATATGATCCAATGCTTGCTCATATTTTAGCTAGTAACTTTACAGAGGGGCTTCTCGAAATAGCAAGGCACTATCAAAGTGAAAAGTGGGCAAAAGACATGTTAAAACTTATTGCAAGGTGTTACTACAAGGGCGTGGAATCCCTATAA
- a CDS encoding ABC transporter ATP-binding protein yields the protein MPEKELRKKVIGKNGLSNSLLALKIVFDLIPQILLVYLISSLITNNINEGNLKYIFLGIFISFVLKGVFYYFATKVAHEKAYEKLTELRIDIIGHLKKLSLGFFKEHNTGELMNIVQHDVEQVEVYLAHGLPEIMAVTLLPTIIFIAMIFVDWRLALGMIAGVPLMYLVKILSQKTMDKNFAIYFNHENKMREELMEYVKNISVIKAFAKEEEISERTLKTAREYIYWVKKSMGAIAIPMGLIDIFMEIGVVIVMILGSIFLYYGEITTPKFILAIILSSAFTASISKTATLQHFSIVFKEALKAIGKVLTVPLPNKKIEQGLEFGNIEFKDVNFAYGKDGFELKDINLTFKKNSLNAFVGASGCGKSTVSNLLMGFWDADSGRIEINGKDIKDYSQENISNLIGSVGQEVILFDLSIFDNIAIGKHNATKEEVIEAAKKARCHDFISALPNGYETRIGEMGVKLSGGEKQRISIARMILKNAPILILDEAMAAVDSENERLIGEAIDDLSKDKTIITIAHHLNTIRDSDQIIVMDKGVVLDAGSHEELMKRCDFYKDMVDAQNKVDRWNLKDNSLSRAGNRVDCECTEVVTENA from the coding sequence ATGCCAGAAAAAGAATTAAGGAAAAAAGTGATTGGGAAAAACGGCTTATCCAATTCACTTCTTGCTTTAAAAATAGTATTTGATTTGATACCACAAATCTTACTTGTATATTTGATTAGTTCTTTAATCACAAACAATATTAACGAAGGTAATTTAAAGTATATATTCTTGGGAATCTTTATATCGTTTGTATTAAAAGGCGTGTTTTACTATTTTGCAACAAAGGTTGCCCATGAGAAAGCATACGAAAAATTGACAGAACTTAGGATAGATATTATCGGGCATCTAAAAAAACTAAGTTTGGGATTTTTCAAAGAACATAATACAGGGGAGCTTATGAACATTGTTCAGCATGATGTGGAGCAAGTGGAAGTATACCTTGCTCATGGTCTTCCTGAAATAATGGCAGTTACGCTTCTGCCTACCATTATTTTCATAGCTATGATTTTTGTAGACTGGCGTCTTGCTCTTGGAATGATTGCCGGAGTTCCACTCATGTATTTGGTAAAAATTCTTTCACAGAAAACAATGGATAAGAACTTTGCTATTTACTTTAACCATGAAAACAAGATGAGAGAAGAGCTAATGGAATATGTAAAAAATATCTCCGTGATTAAGGCTTTTGCTAAAGAAGAGGAGATTAGCGAAAGAACATTAAAAACGGCAAGAGAGTATATTTACTGGGTTAAAAAGAGCATGGGAGCAATTGCAATTCCAATGGGACTCATTGACATATTTATGGAAATTGGAGTAGTTATTGTCATGATTTTGGGAAGTATATTTCTTTATTATGGAGAAATAACAACACCTAAATTTATACTCGCAATTATTCTATCATCTGCGTTTACAGCATCCATAAGCAAGACAGCCACTCTACAACATTTTTCTATTGTATTTAAGGAGGCATTAAAGGCGATTGGAAAAGTTTTAACAGTTCCACTTCCAAATAAAAAGATAGAACAAGGTTTAGAATTTGGAAACATAGAATTTAAAGATGTGAATTTTGCGTACGGAAAAGATGGCTTTGAGCTTAAAGATATCAATTTGACTTTTAAGAAAAATAGCTTGAATGCCTTTGTAGGGGCAAGTGGTTGTGGGAAAAGTACTGTATCTAATTTACTTATGGGATTTTGGGATGCTGACAGCGGACGAATAGAAATAAATGGGAAAGATATAAAGGATTACAGTCAGGAAAATATTTCAAATCTTATTGGAAGTGTCGGGCAGGAGGTCATCCTATTCGATTTAAGTATTTTTGACAATATTGCAATCGGGAAACATAATGCGACAAAAGAAGAAGTCATAGAAGCTGCTAAAAAAGCAAGATGCCATGATTTTATTTCTGCTTTACCAAATGGATATGAAACACGAATAGGTGAAATGGGAGTTAAGTTATCCGGTGGAGAAAAACAAAGAATCTCCATAGCAAGAATGATACTTAAAAATGCACCGATTTTAATATTAGATGAGGCAATGGCAGCTGTTGATAGTGAAAATGAAAGACTAATAGGTGAAGCGATTGATGATTTAAGTAAGGATAAAACCATCATTACAATTGCTCATCATCTAAATACGATTAGAGATTCAGACCAAATTATTGTTATGGATAAGGGTGTTGTTCTTGATGCAGGAAGCCATGAAGAGTTGATGAAAAGATGTGATTTTTATAAGGATATGGTTGATGCACAGAACAAAGTTGATAGATGGAATTTGAAAGATAATAGTCTTTCACGAGCAGGGAACAGAGTGGACTGCGAGTGTACGGAGGTGGTAACAGAAAATGCTTAG